tcatgcgaacgcgttcatcatatagtttacgtcaatttggacgtgagaaaaattgctgcaaaatggatccccaaatgtttgaatgttgacctaaagcgtgcgagggtaaaagcatcgcgttcgatctgtgctcgatttgaaaacgatgtagaattcttaaacctaattgttactatggatgagatttgggtacatttctacgatccagaaacgaagcaaaaatcgatgaaatggcaaaactctggttcttcaagacccaaaatcgtccaaaaatcggcaagaaaagttcttgtttcagttttttgggattggcatggagtaaccatgattgattttttggataagggtagaactataaccggagattactattagacatttctgaccattctacgggaaaaaattgaggagaaaaaacccggaaagctatccaaaggtgttttgtttttgcaggacaacgtccctgcacacaaatctaatgttgccatgaaaaaaatccgtgatcaagagtttgaattactagaacaccccctttattcaccagatttggctccatccgactatcatctctttcctcaacagaaagaacgttttaaaggtcgtaaattttctttcaacgaggaggttataaaagctgtggagttctggttttgagagcaagaagaaacatctttttgaaaggtctagagacgttgcaggttctttgtaataaatgcatatccaattaagaggagagtatgttgattaataaaatattttgacattgatattttgtttggttctatagtagactaagaatttttcaatatatcctcgtatgtaccaataagaagaatttaagatgaatatttttcaatggtaaaGATCTATTCTGCAGATTGAATCAACAACTGGTTTCTCTAATCTCTGTATAACTCCCAACCACTTCGTAGATTTCTATCATGTAAAATTTGTACATAAAGGTGATAAAGGTAAACGTTTAGATCTTTGAAAAATCCTAGAAATATCCTCAGcccaaaaacaaagtataccaaTTGTAAACGATCAATTAAATTTCCGCCTATCTCCGATTTCAACATGAGTTTAATGATATGAAACCGGAAACACGCGTATCAACAAATATCTTAATTAAAAATTGCGAAACCGAGTCAAGTGTTCTCGTTCATCATGTTTAACCAAGAGTCATGCGATTAATCAATAATTTCGACTACTTACATTCATCATTTCGTCCTTCAGTCCGTTCAGCAGTAGACCCAAAAATTCCTCAGCGTCCTCTTGACGTCCCTCGACAAGAAACGAGTCGCTTCTGGTATCATTCAGGATGGTGTAGATCGAAGAGGCTTCGATCGAGTCGCCGCAGGAGAAGTCGAAACTCccctgtttcttcttgttccttTTCGATATACGGTTTAGGTAGGAATCGGGCAGCTTCTCGAAATTATTGATGAATTTGCACCTGGaagatttcaaattgatttAGATGCTGTCAAAGCGAAGGATTGTTATAAAACTTACATGTTCTTTATGATGGGTGGTAGGCCGTGTCCATTCTCCGTCAAATTCTTCGAAAGTCCTATCAGCAGATTGCATAAAGGTGGGCAGGCCAGCAAAGCTTGTAAAATCGAATTGATGTAGCAATAATTGCTCCTATTGATTAAGCCTCTTGGTTGTAGATTAGCACTTTTTCCATCAATTTCGAAGTTCGATagaaattctggaaataaaatgaaatgttgagtaacaaatatagaaaaagtttattgatatcacaacaaaaataattgattctTCAACTCAAACAACTGACTATGTAAAACCTAAACGTTtttctactcaaaaaatttaatcaaagtCTCTTCAACAACTAACCTGCTAGTCTGTGAGTGGCTGGATCAATAGTTCtgcttttttcaacagtgtCCAACGATTTAACTTTCTCATCACTGCGTTCAGTCACTAACTCTCCATTTGTCGTGGGTTCCTCTTTCTTGAAGAGACTCGTCCATGATTTCTTCGCCCATACGTTTACAGGTTCATTAACATCTGATTTGactccattttttttcacatcacaCGTCTGGACATTCACAGgcttattcttcatttcttcagTCTTGTTCGAGGATGTTGccacaatattttcaactttaacaGGCATCACTTCGGTATTACTTTCGATCAGGTTCGATATTGGGGCACTCGGTGAATTGCGAAGTTCTTCCGCAATTTCATTGGAGGGAACTGTTTCTTTGTCAGCCGTTGTAGAAACTTGTGTGGGAATGAAATGATCCGTCTTAGAAGTGGGTGTATCAACAGATATAGCATTGTCGTATGAGATCAGTGTTTCTTCATCAACGTCTGATGGCTTCTTACATTCGACTGCTGCATTTGGTTTTCTgtgtaatttttctgaaaataagtcGATTATTAAATTTCTAGTTACAACAAATCTTTCTTGGACTACATttgcaaggatattattattgaaaaatacatcacaatACTCACTTTGGGGAGATTTCTTCTTGAGAGTCCAAGGCAAGGAGATTCTTTGAGGGGTATCGGACAGACAAGAATTTATGTGACGAATCTCGTCCACTTCCAACCCTGTTATATCTAAAAactgcatattctgaaaataaaattaatattaatgtcatttcagatattgaagttgatataatgttatattcaaagtgctgaaaatatctttgaacTTCTAGAGATACTACCATATAGGTACATgatcattttcaaataaaaaaataacacatacctgtttgaaacagaaaatctgaacaacaaacaaattattgaatagcaaccaactgactagagataaaaaaaaaagaattacttacatccataacttgaaaattcatcaatcatCAATCACAACACTGTAATATCACCTTAAAGTTCGTTtataatattcgaaaacttGCGAGTATTCAAACAGTCTAAACAATCTTAACACCATTAAGGTTAACTCAACTGACTGACCGAAAAATGACTGCTAGGTTATATAGCACGCTACCGTTTCTACCTTTCTACCTAATTTCGTCGTTTCTGACCAATGGCATCATGCTTCTACCTGGGGTTGGGACCGCCCCCTTGCGCACAATTTGGAAATCTGACtacttttcgatttcaaatgttGTTATTCTATATTTGATAATAGATATTACAATATCTATTTCTTCAGTTAAAAGCGCATActgatatttttctagaaaaattgagttttatttcatctaatttttgtattttcgttttcgtcacaaatcatttttattattttatcgcgtaaaattcaaaaatggaaCATACCGGAACTCTTCTAAGATGTAAGTTTCGTCGAAGAAAAGgaatcatttcaatgaaatctaattcttcaatatttatcatATTCTTTTCTATTTGACTCAAACGGTATGCCCTAAACTTTTTTTGCCTGTTGGATTAGTGGATAGgtactcttaatttttttgaaacaatttaaggcctaaaatgaatagttgaattgtgtgaaatttgcagttttccatatttttttaattctatacagggtaagtctttaactcgtacaataatttcataagtagattcttgagttgaAAAAACGCTCTtttcccatatcatttttttcgattcgaccctgatgaaTAGAtttagtaattttgaattttcataaggaGATAGGTGATCTAataactcaatttgggttattagtTTACTGGTGACACATCTGTATATCTTCTAAAAAGAGTTgtaatcagccaaagtacccaatttttaaaaattcacagatacttttcaatttttcaacatcaaattaatcgaaaacgtcgcattatgagagaaaatatgaagaacactttcatATTACAAAACTTtcgtcaaacttagtttcaagcgtttgattctttttttttggtatttttcatggtacgtaatgtttaaattaaaaaaactggaagacggggggtgatatcttgtgttcgaaaagattaGGTAACTAATCTTAAATCCTCATACTTCTAAGtagtaaaaacaattgaatATCAAAACTTAAGACTTTAAAATAAtaggtaggtatacagggtgtccaaaaactagtgaatcaaacgtcataccacgatagagtagatcaaatattgaatggcacgaacattagttgagcgaaaatgtaccgtttctgaaataaacctaacctaaagttgctgattttcaatcacaaggccaatttgtggaaggatagcgtttttttcccatattatcacccctatagagggggtttatcttgagtaatgaaaatcatgtaaaaaaaacaattgttttaatttagatttacttaggttattgatcaactacttgaaataatttcaataagggGAGATTAAACAATAAACTTAGTTCAGTTTAGTTTATTGaccaaaattcctcaaaaatttacaataaatgaaggacccaaaggaggcataaatgccatcttagttcaatataatttaaaatcgatatcctttttcataaactggccctgtgatcaagaaaaatatttcgaaaatcgacaactttaggtattttaataaaattccgattattttggaaacggtgcattttcgttgaactaatgttggtgtcattcgataatatttggtctactctatcgtgctgtgacgtttgattcactagatagatagatatatagATAACTTTATTTTCACATCACTGCAGCTCAACAAAGAtacaaatgaaaagaaaatacgtcacattcaaaatttgaactaatctaaaaacacaatatataggtaacaaacatattcatctcaatctgtaacatgctgaaaaaaattcttcaatgctATATGGTTCTATTCTCAAAATTAAGGACAATATGGTTTTTTAAAAGACTACAAAATTTCTCTCTTTCCTGATATTCGTTGGAAGGCAGTTGAAaaaccttattgagcaataaaatgcagttttttaggTCATAGGTAATCTATGACTTGGATAGATTACAGAGTTTATTCTCCTAGTTTTGTTGTCGTTTCTATATTTAACGAATagtttttggacaccctgtatattatatcatgaaaaatgattttgaacagtCAACTAATCTGAAGGATACGTAATTGAACAGTTTATTCAGGTACCTATATTACTCGTAAGCTTAACATCTTCATTATCGATTTCTCTGAAGGAACCCTTTTGCCCCTCataaaatcaaacaatattGTTCCATAACTCATTTCTTTTGAAAAGCATGTCTTTTCAGACTTaacgttttattatttttctgaattctattTCTTATCGATATTCATAATTACACCACATCCCTTTTGAAAATGGTCATTCTCCGAAGGGTTTGTATCCCTTTACCGCCGTTAATCGGAACTATTACCTACCTACCCATTTtctaagaaatttcaatgaacggatTATACAGATAAAAGAGTCTTAATTCATTTCCCAATATTTCGGTCAAGAAAGTTAATATGGGTGAACTTAAACATtattgaggataaattcagatgcataccacccgacgatatgaatatcgacaagtgttacgatctgaattgagctagccaatttgccatcgtcaaggccccaaatggagtacgctccaccgaagaaaagcagatgctgaccatgatttcgacctcatttggcctcatcagagcaacacagcatttttccacggtggagaacgaaagttttaaatcagcatttcagaattttgaaaatggttcatttctcttcttccacataagattcggtgaaatcctgaattttacttccatttaatgtgtcttgtttcgttcaaaaccttcccgagagaatataaaaaaaaagttatacagtcaatgtagagtaaactttcattaaaattgagattttcagaaaaaacagtttttaactcaaatatttcgggtctttttcaataataaatcacaGGGAATGTTTTTCCAAAAAGTTTGTTGTCCATTTCTATTCAAGATATTCACTAAGATTCAATTCGAAGTCCTCCAACATATGAAACACAATGGataatagaaaaatattcattattcataagataataaaattttttgtcactATTCATTTTCTTGATGAGAGAGAAATCTCATGATgattttcttgagaaatatgCTATTTACAATAGTTTTATTCCTTTTCCAGTTTTAAACTTTCGCAATTCTTGGTCATTAGAAGGCTAAGGAGTTTATtacatactagctgacccggcaaaccttgttttgccatttaaattatttctagggtagataataataactaactcatcgtgattgtgtgacaatgtggcatacgaaaacctataagtactctatgattgctcgattggtcgtaagaaaaaggaatgcctttttttctgttctgtacaattttttttcagaatatttagttatataaaccttgccctaacaataataaacacaacaaataaagaattgtccaatttggtgcgatcgtttgaacaataaagcattttgaagtaaatcaTAGACcctcttttattattatatatagacTAGctaacccggcaaacctagttttgccatttaaattatttctagggtagataataataactaactcatcgtgattgtgtgacaatgtggcatatgaaaacctataagtactctatgattgctcgattggtcgtaagaaaaaggaatgcctttttttctgtactctacaattttttttgggaataatttgttatacagggtgtcccgtaaagaccacgtcaaacgaaaacgaaaagtagatcagaatgtgctctagctgatgtgaaaaaatcgttcatatgaaagtttcacagttttcgagatatttgatgttttatgaaaatgtcgaattttttcacttaaaatgctttctctcttgcggaagctgcaattaaatacttttcgaatcagttttttttccgtaaattttgttgaatgattacctcaattcatgcaatgaaaaataccacaaaatattatacagggattctgaaaaaaaaaattaaaattcatgttctgaaggaagtgttttttttgtgctgaattctatctgacgtggtataaaaaaaagacactagaccttttctgcatattacgttgaaaagttgcccattttgtgaggattccgaaaaggtaaaatacgggtgataaccttcgtcacgaaaaaagatatttgaatgtttatcgagaatggagcatttctgtgaaaaactgattttgtcaccttttccacaaattctttcattttgcagattctgctgtaacatattgaatgattcgcttgaaaaatgtcagttagtccctaaattacttataaaatgaaattattctgtttttttctttaattgcaatgatataataataataacgcacaggaccttcaacatcaacaaatctattgtgaagaaacttcataaaaatatcaataataaaaattcaggattcttatgagagcaaatgctcaaaatgaccacccccttcgctaatacatgcccat
This genomic stretch from Coccinella septempunctata chromosome 7, icCocSept1.1, whole genome shotgun sequence harbors:
- the LOC123317780 gene encoding ubiquitin carboxyl-terminal hydrolase 10-like; the encoded protein is MNFQVMDNMQFLDITGLEVDEIRHINSCLSDTPQRISLPWTLKKKSPQKKLHRKPNAAVECKKPSDVDEETLISYDNAISVDTPTSKTDHFIPTQVSTTADKETVPSNEIAEELRNSPSAPISNLIESNTEVMPVKVENIVATSSNKTEEMKNKPVNVQTCDVKKNGVKSDVNEPVNVWAKKSWTSLFKKEEPTTNGELVTERSDEKVKSLDTVEKSRTIDPATHRLAEFLSNFEIDGKSANLQPRGLINRSNYCYINSILQALLACPPLCNLLIGLSKNLTENGHGLPPIIKNMCKFINNFEKLPDSYLNRISKRNKKKQGSFDFSCGDSIEASSIYTILNDTRSDSFLVEGRQEDAEEFLGLLLNGLKDEMMNIIESCKTENKIEMNHDSEDWKQMGPKNKRNITRKVQFDKTPISDIFGGLLCSKIYKTGDESTENIQPFLTLQLNIRTAKTITEALEQLTIKNQLEGITSAKTNQKVEAWQQVLIEKLPAVLVLHLQCFRYNGNGCTKIMKKVEFPIDLQVDSKILSGKPSSSSEKQYKLFAVVYHEGKEASKGHYVADAFHSGHHTWLRFDDAKVRSVSVESVLKPHGDRVPYLLFYKRGDIV